One window of the Marmota flaviventris isolate mMarFla1 chromosome 2, mMarFla1.hap1, whole genome shotgun sequence genome contains the following:
- the Smim26 gene encoding small integral membrane protein 26, with product MNPERATTWYRRMSVVYAMGTWTLLGSAFYFGQKKKPPGNEVEQKDVSTSEIPESPKQFYVETIVTYKEDCVPYTTKILEYLKSWTGSSGSES from the exons ATGAACCCGGAACGGGCCACGACCTGGTACCGGCGGATGTCTGTGGTCTATGCAATGGGCACCTGGACTCTGTTGGGTTCCGCGTTTTACTTTGGCCAGAAAAAAAAGCCACCAG gtaaTGAAGTAGAGCAAAAGGATGTCTCAACAAGTGAAATACCTGAGTCCCCAAAACAGTTTTATGTGGAAACGATTGTCACATATAAAGAAGATTGTGTTCCATACACTACGAAGATCCTCGAGTATTTGAAATCATGGACTGGTAGTTCTGGATCGGAATCATGA